Proteins from a single region of Dyadobacter fanqingshengii:
- a CDS encoding translocation/assembly module TamB domain-containing protein, translating to MLKFLKAFGNGLIVVIIFALLALGIMTIALQLPSVQTWAVQRVTANISEKLGYPITIQKVNIKWFDVVSLEGISVKDTSQKDMIDVGRIDVNLDLNNIIENSAKEIYLDEVNVFRPNVHLAVVPSSGSLNVDSFIERINELTAPKVPRPKNAPENNTPFIIGKSKVIDGTFRYDDPRQPRNKGARTFDYSHFELNKLNGDLRNFLVQGDTISFLARNLETVDKQTGLTMHDLETRFLFCQKKMELKELDAHIGNSHLKDEVIFYYNRSGELGDFNHKVRMKGHLVGSRVDSKDLGLFSSYVDALSETWRISGDFNGKVDDFMVSNMDLHFGRGSRLVGNVGFEGLPRIEGVKMDIQLSLSKVEPMDIVQYYPEWDMHPELSKFGLTLLDGTFKGTLEDFALNASASSDMGEVAGDLVFHIADAQSTTYSGTIKTAAFKLGKLLDDEETWQELDFDGKVFGKGTELKFASSDMNATVGRIGFQHYNYKNIQLKGNIQNQYFNGQVIARDSNLVANMEGEFDLSKSQNSFDVQGIVEKANLKELGFVKEGITLRTQLNINLTGNTFDALTGDAKLLNTYLLMAEKDRNLVMDTLVFSSRQIAERRILKLESEFLTAKMDGNFLPTAAYKDISNILEEYKLYFFENEASRSEYYAKKPLKPSLNRYQIDYAVETRNLSRFLAFLSPDVYVSRGATAEGVFKMDNTAFLTLDAVADTVRYGTNEFVKAEVDVTTSKFVNSAEVLASMLVTSERQKISALVPTEKLEIEGTWDVDHIDFNGALHQVSSTNDANLAGEIRFLPAGLDIVFKNSKLNLLEETWNVPSESFISIVGRDITMSNLGLVSGKQRIFVNGTASEDPDKSLVLDIKNFKLASLNPVLTTQLAGIMDGSAKVKDVYNSVVLDANVNIESLGYGQYEFGNLSGTGEWDQARSELEIDAQLNKNARRVFNLTGAYRPKLNANTLDLKAIFNNFDFKALEPFATGLVSDISGTAKGVVTIKGVVNAPVLDGSLMVDKGRMKFDYLQSIFTFSDKINFTETEITSDNMLITDADGNTANLRGGVFHDSFKYFSLGFNADLRNFKILNTTAKDNTTFYGTAYVTGPVAVFGPIDNLNIEANVTSNKGTKIHIPLDGATEVATQDYIQFVSKMPPPDSTASTGDSAARNQVVGGIKMDFNFNLTPDATCEIIFDRQTGDIIRGNGSGRLNLNIDTKGDFTMAGTYEIERGEYNFTLQNVINKKFNIKPGSRIVWSGDPYGAQLDVKAGYTQMVSLAGVLPNTSTTETGNDALSRRYPVEVTIALSEQLMSPQIRYDLKVLDNPSLSTYRGQLEAFQNKLKSDEQELSRQVSSLLLVNQLLPEASLAAVGSQNFLGSSISELVSNQISRWASGINENLEVGVSGLSLDQNALNNLQLRFSYRFLNDRFRVTRDGRFTSGTQSANGASQYDAASLLGEWTLEYWLNPSGSVRVKAYNRNVLNSLVLNSVTTGGVSMQFTHSFNRISLMPKPSVKIPYMPADTTRQDSTANKMISKKDPTR from the coding sequence ATGTTAAAATTCCTTAAGGCGTTTGGTAATGGTCTGATCGTAGTTATCATCTTCGCGCTGCTGGCGTTGGGAATTATGACCATTGCGCTTCAACTTCCTTCGGTCCAAACCTGGGCAGTTCAGCGTGTTACAGCCAATATTTCCGAAAAGCTGGGTTATCCCATCACCATTCAAAAAGTCAACATCAAGTGGTTTGACGTCGTTTCGCTTGAAGGAATTTCTGTAAAGGACACGAGCCAGAAGGATATGATCGACGTCGGCCGGATCGATGTGAACCTCGATCTGAATAATATCATTGAGAATTCTGCGAAGGAAATTTATCTGGATGAGGTCAATGTGTTCCGGCCCAATGTGCACCTGGCCGTGGTGCCCAGTTCGGGATCATTGAACGTGGATAGTTTTATTGAGCGTATCAATGAACTTACCGCCCCGAAAGTCCCTCGTCCTAAAAACGCTCCTGAAAATAACACGCCTTTCATTATTGGTAAGTCGAAGGTCATCGACGGGACATTCCGCTATGACGATCCGCGCCAGCCCCGGAATAAAGGAGCAAGGACTTTTGATTACTCCCACTTTGAGCTGAATAAACTAAATGGTGATCTGCGGAATTTCCTGGTTCAGGGCGACACCATTTCTTTTCTGGCCAGAAACCTGGAAACGGTTGATAAGCAGACTGGCCTGACGATGCATGATCTGGAAACGCGCTTTTTGTTTTGTCAAAAAAAGATGGAATTGAAAGAGCTGGACGCGCATATCGGCAATTCCCATTTGAAAGACGAAGTCATTTTTTACTATAATCGGTCCGGAGAGCTAGGTGATTTCAACCATAAAGTTCGGATGAAAGGACATTTGGTTGGCAGCCGCGTGGATTCCAAAGATCTGGGCCTTTTTTCAAGTTATGTTGATGCCCTGAGTGAAACGTGGCGTATCTCAGGCGATTTTAATGGGAAAGTGGATGATTTCATGGTTTCCAATATGGACCTGCATTTTGGCAGAGGCAGCCGGCTCGTTGGTAATGTTGGTTTTGAGGGACTTCCAAGGATCGAAGGCGTGAAAATGGACATTCAGCTGTCGCTTTCGAAAGTGGAGCCGATGGACATTGTCCAATATTATCCTGAATGGGATATGCATCCTGAACTTTCAAAATTTGGCCTCACTTTGCTTGATGGGACATTTAAAGGCACGCTTGAAGATTTCGCGCTGAATGCTTCTGCGTCGTCGGATATGGGTGAAGTGGCGGGAGATCTCGTGTTCCATATTGCCGACGCGCAATCAACAACATACTCAGGGACGATCAAAACGGCCGCATTTAAGTTGGGCAAATTGCTGGATGACGAAGAAACCTGGCAGGAACTGGATTTTGACGGTAAGGTTTTCGGAAAGGGCACAGAATTGAAATTTGCTTCCTCGGACATGAATGCGACTGTGGGACGTATTGGTTTTCAGCATTATAATTACAAAAACATACAGCTCAAAGGGAATATTCAGAATCAGTATTTCAATGGGCAGGTCATTGCTCGTGATAGTAACCTGGTTGCCAATATGGAAGGCGAATTCGACCTTTCCAAGTCGCAGAATTCATTTGATGTGCAGGGGATTGTCGAAAAGGCAAATCTGAAAGAACTGGGTTTTGTAAAAGAGGGCATTACGTTGCGTACGCAGCTGAACATCAATTTGACCGGCAACACATTTGATGCGCTGACGGGCGATGCGAAGCTCCTTAACACGTATTTGCTGATGGCCGAAAAGGACAGGAACCTGGTGATGGACACATTGGTTTTCTCGTCGCGACAGATTGCTGAAAGGCGTATTTTGAAACTGGAAAGTGAGTTCCTAACCGCCAAAATGGATGGTAATTTCCTTCCCACGGCCGCCTATAAGGACATTAGCAACATTCTGGAAGAATATAAACTTTACTTTTTCGAGAACGAAGCCAGCAGGTCTGAGTATTATGCCAAAAAGCCTTTAAAACCTTCCTTGAACCGGTATCAGATCGATTATGCTGTCGAAACAAGAAATCTGTCGCGCTTTCTCGCATTTTTAAGTCCTGATGTTTATGTTTCCAGAGGTGCGACGGCGGAAGGTGTTTTTAAAATGGATAACACGGCTTTCCTGACGCTCGATGCCGTTGCGGACACCGTTCGCTACGGGACAAATGAGTTTGTGAAAGCGGAAGTGGACGTTACCACCTCCAAATTTGTGAACTCGGCAGAAGTTCTTGCTTCCATGCTAGTCACCTCAGAAAGGCAAAAAATAAGCGCCTTGGTCCCGACTGAGAAACTTGAAATTGAAGGAACGTGGGACGTAGACCACATTGATTTTAATGGTGCCCTTCATCAGGTCAGCAGCACGAATGATGCCAATCTGGCCGGAGAAATTCGGTTTCTGCCAGCGGGTTTGGACATTGTATTCAAAAATTCGAAACTCAATTTGTTAGAGGAAACCTGGAATGTTCCTTCTGAAAGCTTCATTTCCATTGTTGGAAGGGACATTACGATGTCAAATCTGGGTCTGGTAAGCGGCAAGCAACGGATTTTTGTGAACGGCACAGCGTCGGAAGATCCTGACAAAAGTCTGGTTCTGGATATCAAAAACTTTAAGCTGGCGAGTTTAAACCCCGTTTTAACGACGCAGCTGGCGGGAATTATGGATGGCTCGGCCAAGGTGAAAGATGTTTATAATAGCGTCGTGCTGGATGCCAATGTGAACATTGAAAGTCTGGGTTACGGTCAGTATGAGTTTGGTAACCTTTCCGGGACCGGTGAATGGGACCAGGCCAGGAGTGAGCTTGAAATTGATGCCCAGCTCAATAAAAATGCGCGCAGGGTTTTCAATCTCACCGGCGCTTACCGCCCCAAACTGAATGCCAACACACTAGACCTGAAAGCGATTTTCAACAATTTTGATTTCAAAGCATTGGAGCCGTTTGCCACCGGCCTTGTTTCCGACATTAGCGGCACTGCAAAAGGGGTGGTAACGATCAAAGGCGTTGTCAATGCACCGGTTCTGGATGGTTCGTTAATGGTCGATAAGGGCCGGATGAAATTCGATTATCTGCAATCGATCTTTACTTTCAGCGACAAAATCAATTTTACGGAAACGGAGATCACATCCGATAACATGCTTATCACGGACGCCGACGGCAACACTGCCAATCTGAGAGGAGGGGTATTTCATGACAGTTTCAAATATTTCTCACTCGGTTTCAATGCCGATCTGAGGAATTTTAAAATACTCAATACAACCGCAAAGGACAACACGACTTTTTACGGCACAGCCTATGTTACCGGGCCTGTTGCTGTGTTCGGGCCCATTGATAATCTGAACATTGAGGCGAATGTAACCAGCAACAAAGGCACCAAGATCCACATTCCGCTCGACGGTGCCACGGAAGTTGCCACGCAGGATTATATTCAATTTGTTAGCAAAATGCCTCCGCCCGACAGCACCGCCAGCACGGGTGACTCCGCGGCAAGAAATCAGGTTGTAGGCGGAATTAAAATGGATTTCAATTTTAATCTGACGCCGGATGCGACCTGCGAAATTATTTTTGACAGACAGACCGGTGACATCATCCGCGGAAACGGCAGCGGAAGGCTTAACCTCAACATTGATACGAAAGGCGATTTCACAATGGCCGGAACGTATGAAATCGAAAGGGGAGAATACAATTTCACGTTGCAAAACGTCATTAACAAAAAGTTTAACATTAAACCAGGAAGCCGCATTGTGTGGTCCGGTGATCCTTATGGCGCACAATTGGATGTAAAAGCTGGTTACACACAAATGGTTTCTCTGGCCGGTGTGCTGCCCAACACAAGCACAACAGAAACGGGCAATGACGCATTGTCGCGCCGTTATCCCGTTGAGGTGACGATCGCCCTTTCCGAGCAACTCATGTCGCCGCAGATCCGCTACGACCTTAAAGTGCTTGATAATCCTTCATTAAGCACATATCGCGGGCAGCTCGAAGCATTTCAGAACAAATTGAAGTCGGATGAACAGGAATTGAGCAGGCAGGTGAGCAGCTTATTGCTTGTGAATCAGCTGCTTCCCGAGGCCAGTCTCGCGGCGGTGGGAAGTCAGAATTTCCTTGGCAGTAGCATTAGCGAACTGGTTTCCAATCAGATCAGTCGCTGGGCATCGGGGATCAATGAGAATCTGGAAGTAGGCGTTTCGGGACTTTCGTTGGATCAGAATGCGCTTAATAACCTGCAATTGCGGTTTTCTTATCGTTTCCTCAATGATCGTTTCCGTGTGACGCGTGACGGGCGCTTCACGTCAGGAACGCAAAGTGCCAATGGTGCTTCGCAATACGATGCCGCAAGCTTACTGGGTGAATGGACTTTGGAATACTGGCTCAACCCTAGCGGCTCGGTGCGCGTGAAAGCCTATAACCGCAATGTGCTGAATTCACTTGTCCTGAACTCCGTAACAACGGGTGGTGTGAGCATGCAGTTTACACACAGTTTTAACCGCATTTCTTTGATGCCGAAGCCTTCGGTAAAAATCCCATATATGCCTGCTGATACGACCCGGCAAGACTCCACGGCCAATAAAATGATCTCCAAAAAAGATCCGACACGCTAA
- a CDS encoding bifunctional UDP-3-O-[3-hydroxymyristoyl] N-acetylglucosamine deacetylase/3-hydroxyacyl-ACP dehydratase, whose protein sequence is MNEKQQTISKSVSVTGVGLHTGVVATMTFVPAPANHGYKFQRIDLPDQPIVDADVDNVVDLSRGTTIEQNGARIHTVEHTLAALVGLQIDNVLIQLDGPEPPIMDGSSIKFVDALLDAGIEEQNAYRNYFEVPEYVHYMNKETDTELVALPLSDYRLTVMVDYNSTVISSQHASLNDITLFKDDIAECRTFVFLHELEALYRQNLIKGGDLTNAIVIVDREVRDGELDHLSQLLSKPKVSVNKSKGILNNVDLHYPNEMARHKLLDLIGDLALVGRPIKAQILAARPGHAANVALAKKIKKLIKSGKGDIPQYDPHKAPVFDINQIGQLLAHRYPFQMIDKIIALDENSVVGVKNVTINEQFFLGHFPGNPVMPGVLQLEAMAQTGGILVLTSVPDPDNYWPYLIGIDACRFRRNVFPGDTVIFKCEFTSPMKRGIVKMSGRGYVAGQLVCEADMIASLVKKK, encoded by the coding sequence GGATACAAGTTTCAACGCATTGATTTACCCGACCAGCCAATCGTAGATGCAGATGTCGACAATGTTGTCGATTTATCACGCGGAACAACCATTGAACAAAACGGAGCAAGGATCCATACTGTTGAGCATACATTAGCAGCATTAGTTGGTTTACAAATTGACAACGTGCTTATCCAGCTCGACGGCCCCGAACCGCCGATCATGGACGGAAGTTCAATCAAGTTTGTAGATGCGCTGCTCGACGCAGGCATTGAAGAACAGAATGCATACAGGAATTACTTTGAAGTTCCTGAATATGTGCATTATATGAACAAAGAAACCGATACGGAACTTGTTGCGCTACCGCTTTCTGATTATCGCCTGACTGTCATGGTTGATTATAATTCGACGGTGATCAGCAGCCAGCATGCTTCGTTGAATGACATTACATTATTTAAAGACGATATCGCAGAATGCCGCACATTTGTATTCTTACACGAACTGGAAGCGTTATACAGACAAAACCTGATTAAAGGTGGCGATCTCACGAACGCGATCGTGATTGTAGACAGAGAAGTGCGGGATGGCGAGCTGGATCACCTTTCGCAGCTTTTGAGCAAACCAAAGGTTAGTGTAAACAAGTCGAAAGGCATTCTCAACAATGTTGACCTGCATTATCCGAACGAAATGGCGCGGCATAAGCTGCTCGACCTGATTGGGGATCTTGCACTTGTAGGTCGTCCGATTAAGGCGCAGATATTAGCTGCCCGTCCCGGACACGCGGCCAATGTGGCTTTGGCTAAGAAAATTAAGAAACTGATAAAATCCGGCAAAGGCGATATTCCACAATATGACCCGCATAAGGCACCGGTTTTTGACATTAACCAGATCGGACAGCTGCTAGCGCACCGTTATCCTTTCCAAATGATCGATAAGATCATTGCATTGGATGAAAACAGCGTGGTAGGCGTCAAGAATGTGACGATCAATGAGCAGTTTTTCCTGGGGCATTTTCCTGGAAATCCTGTTATGCCAGGTGTTTTGCAATTGGAGGCGATGGCCCAGACTGGCGGCATTTTGGTGCTGACAAGTGTGCCGGATCCTGATAATTACTGGCCATACCTGATCGGGATCGACGCATGCCGCTTCCGCCGCAATGTTTTTCCCGGCGATACGGTAATTTTTAAATGTGAATTTACGTCTCCGATGAAAAGAGGGATCGTGAAAATGAGTGGCCGGGGATATGTAGCCGGACAGTTGGTGTGTGAAGCGGATATGATAGCAAGCCTGGTAAAGAAAAAATGA
- the tsaD gene encoding tRNA (adenosine(37)-N6)-threonylcarbamoyltransferase complex transferase subunit TsaD — protein MNILAIESSCDETSAAVITNGKICSNVVATQLIHTQYGGVVPELASRAHQQHILPVVNNALNDAKVTKKDLDAIAFTKGPGLLGALLVGTSFAKSMALGLNIPLIEINHMQAHVLAHFIDDPKPEFPFLCLTVSGGHTQIVKVTGPLEMEIIGETKDDAVGEAFDKTAKLLDLPYPGGPLIDKYAALGNPNAYPFPLPEMPGLDFSFSGIKTSFMYFLQKQVRENPNFISENINDICASVQFTLVDILLKKLKKASRETGIREITIAGGVSANSGLRKSLLQLGEKLGWKVYIPSFEYCTDNAAMIAMAAHYKFEANDFTDQTVSPMARMEF, from the coding sequence ATGAATATCCTCGCCATTGAATCGTCTTGTGACGAAACCTCCGCAGCCGTAATCACTAACGGGAAAATCTGCTCCAATGTTGTTGCTACGCAACTGATTCACACACAATATGGCGGTGTTGTTCCCGAACTTGCTTCGCGGGCACACCAGCAACACATTCTGCCAGTTGTGAATAATGCACTGAATGATGCAAAAGTAACAAAAAAAGACCTGGATGCCATCGCTTTTACCAAAGGACCGGGTTTATTGGGGGCATTGCTCGTGGGGACTTCGTTTGCCAAATCCATGGCGTTGGGACTCAACATTCCGCTTATTGAGATCAACCACATGCAGGCGCACGTGCTGGCACATTTCATTGACGATCCCAAGCCTGAATTTCCCTTTCTCTGCCTGACGGTCAGCGGCGGACATACGCAAATTGTAAAGGTCACGGGACCGCTGGAAATGGAGATTATTGGTGAAACCAAAGACGATGCCGTGGGTGAAGCATTTGATAAAACAGCTAAACTGCTCGATCTGCCGTATCCGGGCGGTCCGCTGATTGATAAATATGCTGCGTTGGGGAATCCTAATGCTTACCCTTTTCCGCTTCCTGAAATGCCGGGACTGGATTTTTCTTTCAGCGGGATCAAAACTTCCTTTATGTATTTTCTGCAAAAACAGGTGCGTGAAAATCCGAATTTTATCAGTGAAAATATCAATGATATCTGTGCGAGCGTCCAGTTTACATTGGTGGATATTCTTTTGAAAAAGTTAAAAAAGGCTTCACGGGAAACAGGAATCAGGGAAATTACCATCGCCGGTGGCGTTTCTGCTAACTCAGGACTACGCAAATCTTTACTTCAACTGGGAGAAAAGCTAGGCTGGAAGGTGTATATTCCATCCTTCGAATATTGCACAGACAATGCGGCCATGATTGCTATGGCTGCACATTACAAGTTCGAGGCTAATGATTTCACGGACCAGACTGTGAGTCCGATGGCACGGATGGAATTTTGA
- the lpxA gene encoding acyl-ACP--UDP-N-acetylglucosamine O-acyltransferase, giving the protein MTQSLAYIHPGAKIAQNVEIEPFAMIHSDVEIGEGSWIGSHAVINSGARIGKNCRIFPGAVIASTPQDLKYNNEYTFTIIGDNTTIREYATISRGTEEHWKTVVGSDCLIMAYAHVAHDCRVGNACIIGNNVQMAGHVHVGDWAIVSALSAVHQFVKIGSHAFVSGATLVRKDVPPFTKAAREPISYAGINSVGLRRRGYSNEKINEIQNIYRYIYMRGLNNAEALQKIELELPPSNERDVVINFIRNSERGIMKSPFQTNGTTETEAQP; this is encoded by the coding sequence ATGACTCAATCATTAGCATATATTCATCCTGGCGCTAAGATCGCTCAGAATGTAGAAATTGAACCATTCGCAATGATACATTCCGATGTAGAAATTGGCGAGGGCTCATGGATCGGATCACACGCTGTTATTAATTCAGGCGCGAGAATAGGTAAGAACTGCCGGATCTTTCCGGGAGCTGTAATCGCTTCCACGCCCCAGGATCTTAAATATAACAACGAGTACACATTTACTATCATTGGGGACAACACCACGATCCGCGAATACGCGACAATCAGCCGCGGAACCGAGGAGCATTGGAAAACGGTGGTGGGCTCGGACTGCCTCATTATGGCTTATGCACACGTGGCGCATGATTGCAGGGTAGGAAACGCCTGCATTATCGGTAATAATGTGCAAATGGCCGGTCACGTACATGTGGGCGACTGGGCAATTGTGAGCGCGTTAAGCGCCGTGCATCAGTTTGTTAAGATTGGATCGCACGCGTTTGTTTCGGGAGCAACATTGGTTCGGAAAGATGTGCCGCCATTTACAAAAGCTGCCCGTGAACCCATTTCTTATGCCGGGATTAATTCAGTTGGATTGAGAAGGCGCGGTTATAGCAATGAGAAGATCAACGAGATCCAGAATATTTACCGCTACATATATATGCGCGGCCTTAACAATGCCGAAGCTTTGCAAAAAATAGAGCTGGAATTACCGCCATCCAATGAGCGGGATGTGGTCATTAACTTTATCCGTAATTCGGAAAGAGGAATCATGAAAAGTCCTTTCCAGACAAACGGAACAACGGAAACAGAAGCGCAACCATAG
- a CDS encoding MOSC domain-containing protein encodes MHLSEIWIYPVKSLGGIRLKEAKAEEKGLQYDRRWLIIDETNTFITQRVFHQMALIDVALEEDGFRIFQRNDPDNSIMIPFEPVSAEKLYVKIWDDIAEAVTVWDEADAWLSAQLEQRVRLVMMPESTQRKADPKYAKNGEIVSFADGYPFLVISQASLDDLNTKLEEPISMVRFRPNFVISETMPFEEDQWKRIRIGELDFEIVKPCARCVLTTVDPSTGQKGHEPLKTLASYRRVNNKVLFGQNLVASNFGTVKEGDELNVIE; translated from the coding sequence ATGCATTTATCAGAAATCTGGATCTATCCGGTTAAATCCCTGGGCGGGATTAGGCTGAAAGAAGCAAAAGCCGAGGAAAAAGGATTGCAATATGATCGTCGCTGGCTGATCATTGATGAAACCAACACCTTCATCACACAACGCGTTTTCCACCAAATGGCATTGATCGATGTCGCTTTGGAAGAAGATGGATTTAGGATTTTTCAGAGAAATGATCCTGACAACAGCATTATGATTCCTTTCGAGCCTGTTTCTGCCGAAAAGCTGTATGTTAAGATCTGGGATGACATTGCGGAAGCGGTCACTGTTTGGGATGAAGCGGATGCGTGGCTTTCAGCGCAATTGGAACAAAGGGTAAGATTGGTCATGATGCCTGAATCCACACAGCGAAAAGCCGATCCGAAATACGCCAAAAATGGGGAAATTGTGAGTTTTGCGGACGGTTACCCGTTTCTGGTCATTTCTCAGGCTTCACTTGATGATCTTAACACCAAGCTGGAAGAACCCATTTCCATGGTTCGCTTCCGACCTAATTTCGTGATCAGCGAAACAATGCCATTCGAGGAAGATCAATGGAAACGCATCCGAATCGGAGAGCTGGATTTTGAAATTGTAAAACCCTGCGCCCGCTGCGTGCTGACCACTGTTGATCCGTCCACAGGACAGAAAGGACATGAGCCACTAAAAACGCTAGCCAGTTACCGGCGGGTTAATAACAAAGTTTTGTTTGGGCAAAATTTGGTGGCTAGTAATTTTGGGACTGTGAAGGAAGGGGATGAATTGAATGTGATAGAGTAA